Genomic segment of Eleutherodactylus coqui strain aEleCoq1 chromosome 1, aEleCoq1.hap1, whole genome shotgun sequence:
AGTATAAAACAGTAATGCGACCAAGCCAACTGTTagtgttgttccacctctagacAAAATCTACATAATTACCGACTCGCCTATGACTTTTAGGCTACCCGTATATATAGCGGTCGTGAGTTCTGTGGCCAAAACAATGTGGTAAAAATGGACAATGTTTTACTACAAATGACGATGGTTCTGCTATACAGGAAACACACTGCAAGTAGGTACCTTATTTAACCccctgagtggcaggtttcctaccaccctgtcgtgctcaccagggcaggttttttaaaatggtctaatcattgaatttcaactaattttgcagttgcgtctcaagagccataactttttcatttttccattgacatggccatataagggcttgttttttgcgggacaagttgtgattttttaaacaggggggaggaaaaaaagaaatggggaaaaaagaaaaaaaggggccatgtcattaaggggttaaataatgtattaacttccttctctgggtcattacgacgcacggataccacatgtgtgattgtatttttgattttttacaaagtaaagggagacaagtgtttttattttatttttttataatttttttacttttatttttttattttttgtccctttaggggacttccacaggacccatcaggacccctgatcacattccgggggtccgatggtgacagccctttacatgctgcagtgacagccctttacatgctgtagtcacatagactgcagcatgtaaagggttaacacagcagagatcggaggttttctctgatctctgctgtaagagctggtacctagatgtcctctcacagccaagcaccagctctccctgccacagagaccatcggcttgcttctgacaagccggtggtctccatggcaacctgtaaacaaagcaggagattgccggcatatcggcaatatcttctgctggtttttcaaagcccttgctttgttctctgtgggacagtgcaggcagagcacactgtcacagcttgtggcattgtgctctgcagctcccatagtgatacatagcccggaaatcttccgggctatgtcgctatgagcagtggagctcgtcccggaaaatttccgggcgtgccactcaaggggttaaaggaaacccGTCCGTAACTTCTTGGATATTAAACCGGGGGCATGCTGGAACAGGACTTTTGAACAGTATTCCAATCATGCCCTTGGTAACATCTTAAGGCTACTGTTCTTACATAAAATCAGCTTTACTGAACAACGAGTGAGTAATGGGTTATTTTGAAGGATCTCCACCAATCTTTTTTCCAATATATTAATGATGATATGGGGTTAACCATCACCAATCAATACCTCCTCTTGGACGTACCTTCAATTTTCCTGTTCTCACCCACTCACCGAGCTGCTCAATAGCCATTTCAAAGTGATCGACATAGTCAAAGACTACAGATATTTCCCTGTCCAAAATTCAAATAAACATTTTCAAATCTGTTCTACAGAATTGCATTcagaacatttaattttttttgtttacattttgacatcaatgTAACTTAAAATGTAGCATGAATAAAtgttttttccagattttcattTGACTGCAGGtaccatctatatgcactcctcactcagtaagtaacggccattatctgtgattgtttttaattttttatttccccttctgtgatgcatttatattagtgtaggaacccactacaacgcaaggaaccgtgaagtggttagtgggctcatgtatcttggccaacatccaaccaatgccttgcatttattatctatcattcacatgcagtgtggcattaagactccatggggagcccagggtggctgTACCAATGTGGTAATGTGGTtctctgatggaaatgcagggcaacccgccgaattatcacagagtcattaataggttgctggtctgcatggtgaactacatatatcagtatGGTCTGGCGCCCTGTATCCaccatgtgtgggagtgtacaccaagcagccacccccctcattatcaagaggcagtgtgagtggctgtctcatcggtgtcctgcacaggtgttattggctcctccatttggtagtcagctaaaTTAATAGACGGCTTTATTTTTCTACCCAACATTATCAGACGGtagccaaataaaaaaaaaatatatatatattgtagaaaAAACACCAACCTTGTAATATTGCGCTCTTTCAGTATGGCCGCTGTTTGGGCTGGTATAGGAGGTGGATAAGCAAAATCCGTGTTGTATTGTGAGATTTGACCACATACAATAATATTGCTGTTCTTGGCCATCTAATTTTAAaagcaaaaatatttttattctccTTTATTCTATTAATTGTGGGTCATTTTAAGGGAGGGTTCATATGGGATATAAAAGCCGCAGACAATCGGCAGCATTCACAGTACAAGCCATGCAGATgagattttaatggggtttccaATGCCAAATAATTTGCCACTTATTGTCAAAGCCATCCCATGTCACCTAGGGACCTGgaaaactttttgatcacttaaaTATACACAATGCCTCTAATTTACATGATGCACAGGAGTGGAAGTGAGTGTAGTAGACGTGATGTCAGTGCAATATGCAAATAACCAGCATTAGCGCACCCCATGACCAGCTGTCAAAAAGGCGGATCGCagcaagtaaaaagaaaaatcaatgcaTATAGTAAAGTCCTTGAATCTTAGATATTAAAATAAGTGGAGAAGAGTAAAAATGGTCCCCAAAATACCCTTTAAGATATCTCATCAACAATGGtgcgaaaaaaaatctgtgtttaaTTGACATATAATGTGGACTATCAGAACAGATTGCACCTCTTTAAATGAGGTCAAGATCTACATATAAtgtggatttgcaccaaaatccatagcatATTTTCTGCAGTGAAAAATATGCTGATTGTGCTACAAAAATGAAACTCAGCAGCCGAGCAGAACAGTCATACGATGGAATCGAAAAGCACCACATGGataataatggggtccattcggtttctgaATGGGCTTCCATCATTTTATAGGATGAAATAAGCACAGCATACTCTGCTATTTTGTTCTGTTTTGGGGTCTTTTCTACGCAATTCAGCAACAGAGATGTCGAATGGAACcaccaacactgatgtgaatgaactcTTATCCAGGAGTAGAAGAAAAACCTGCCATTATTCCATAAAAATGCTACgtctgtccatgggctgtgtctggtattgcatctcatccccatttaaatgaataaaactgAACGGCCATACCAAGCACATCCTATAGGCAGACCTTTTTTCTAGTCCTGGACGACATCTATCAATGGTAACTACAGTCCCACCTGAATACTCAGATTTTGAATGGAGTTAGGCTTCAGACAAACTCATTTGTGAAAAGAATAATCTGGAAAATTGACATTACTGCTTGCTTCAAGAAATGGTGCCACTTTTGCCCGTTGgcagtgtctggtattgtagcttagCCCCAATACCATACACCGTACAAGAACAAAAGTGGCACCGGTTTCTAGAAGAAATTGGCCATAACTTTCTAGTCTCAGAACGCCTTCAATTAATATAGACATTTCACAATTTGGATGAATCAAAAAGGACACCAAGAAAAATAAGTCAGTGTTTCATTACATTGGAATATTGATATTTACCTGACTAATAACAAGATCACTAATTTCTCCTCCGACATTATCAAAGTACACATCCACTCCACTAGGACAGCATTCTCTTAACTTATCTGCAAGACGCGCTTTCTTGTAATTCAGTGCGGCATCAAAGCCAAAATCGGAGGTCAACACTGAACACTTCTCATTTGTCCCACAAATTCCAATGATCCGAGAGCAGCCAAAGAATCGTCCAATCTATAGAACATAAGCTAATTGAATGTGTCATGCCTATTGACTTTGTAAATacatttaaagagaacctattACATTAGAAATGTGACAAGTTCCTTAAAGGAACATGTACGTCCTCCGGGTCCAGGGTTTGCATGGAGCGGAATCAGgagctgatcccactccatacactgtgggtgctggctgtctgTGACAGCTAACATCCGTCTGCAATAGCCACAATCAGCGCTCATGCTAATCGTGGCTGTTGACTTTTTAAATACCCTAATGAAATTTTGGGTGTTCTAAACGGTCCCCGTGCAATGAGATTGCAAGATGCTGTTTAGTTATCATAGcatccaggggccttctgaagccCCCCAgcatagacattagagatgagcgagcatacttgctaaggacaattactcgatcgagcattgtccttagcgagtacctgcccactcggaagaaaaggttcggctgccggtgcgggtgagaggtgagttgcggcagtgagcaggggggagagagggagagagagatctcccctccgttcctccccgctctcctccaccgctccccgcccgccgccggcatccgaaccttttcttccgagcaggcaggtactcgctgaggacaatgctcgatcgagtaattgcccttagcgagtatgctcgctcatctctaatagccgtGAATTAATGCCAATCAAGGTGTGCCTGTGGCGCATCTTGATAAAacacagtgtaatgcaataccatagtattgtatTAAATTGtttgagtgatcaaatgatcgcaagtttaagtccccttaggaaacacagaaaaactgtaaggctgggttcacactgggcagattccaggcagaaatctcgcggtttggcagcgaaaaaccgcgagatttccgccaggaatccgctgcttcaaaacctgcggcacttagggttttgaagcagcctggccgctcgcttttcaGTCACggatggcgctcccatagaggagagcacggccgcagtgggagaaaaaaaatgaacatgctgcgcccAGCGAAACCGCGACACAGCGCCAGCTTTGCCACGGCAGATTCGCTGtccgtgtgaacgagatttctgagaaatctcatccacattgctggctaatcccgtgattagcggccgcaggggAATTTGCCACGGCggaattccggacggaatttccgcggcacatctgcccagtgtgaacccagcctaaaaatgaGTGGAAAAGAAGTtgaattaagtaaaaaaaaacacaaaaagccaAACACATATTTGGTGTTACTGTGCCCATAAAAGTTAAATCTATCAAATGTTTGCCATGCTGGGGTCATGGGGAACTCTTTTTCATGGGTACCTTTTCCCAAAAATCTCCGTTAAACAGGTGGAGGTCTGTTTTGTGTATAGAAAACAGCCACAAATTACTTAATTTAAGGTTTCAAGAAAAGGAGATAATCTATAAGCTGGTAGgtcttaattatttttttcttttctttctctcttttattTGTGTTGTTTGTTAAATTATAGACTCTATCTACTCTATCTATATAATgattggatggcagatatctgaagTTATCTTATATTTTGTTAATGTATATTTTGATTAAACTCAAAGATTCCAAAGATGCTTTCAAAAAGTATATTATTGTCATTGTTTTTGATTGCTcaacaaaaacattattaaaaaaaatctaacaaaataatatattatttatccCGAATGGTGAATCTCATgagaacaaaaatacacaatgccagaattgagtttttttagaaaaatgtaataaaagcaatCTAAAAGTCGTATGCaaaccaaaatggtatcaatagcaACCACagatcatcctgcaaaaaacaagccctcacacagcaacATGGATGGAAAGATAAAAGAggaggtcagaagatggtgacagaaaatatatatttcaagAAATGTTATTTTCTAAAAATAGTTAAgccataaaaaaactaaataaatttagAATCATCGCGATCATACTGACCCCtagaaaaaagttgtaatttttgccAGTGTCTACGCCATAAAAACAATACCCTGTTCTGGGCTTTAGGAGTTCTATCTCATTTGCAATTCCCACCCACTTTCCTTTGCACCAATAGTTGTGATTATTCTCTCCTTTAAGACAGTTAGAGATACTGTATGTCCGCAAGGAAGGCATGGAGGATACACCAGGCCTTATCATATTGTAAGGGCAATACATAGTTAATATATTTTTAGTCCGCCTATCCACGGGCGGGCGGATTCTCGTgggcagatttccgccgcgggagATCATTTAAAGTCACTGCGATGAACCGATCATtatgataggctcatcgcggaaaatcacggcatgctatAATTTTTAGACTCTAGCGGAAAATTGCGATGGATTTCCCGTTCGTGTACATCAGGCTGCGCTTATCattgttatcctatggaaagcggttCAAGAGTGATCTAcgtgcgatttatcgccgcggaCGACGCTATGAActattgcccgtggacagccagccttacttGTAGTAAAGAAGCAAAGGCGTTTGTAGCATAACAGTATTAGAAACTAGGGTCATAAAGACACACACTCCACATATCAGCTCATGGAAGCCAAGAAATGAGTGCCTGCCTTCCTACTCCATATCACTTACCTGTCCAGCCAATGACCCACAGGCTCCAGCAGCGCCACTAACAACCATTGTCTGATTGGCGCCAGGAATCACATGACCTTTTTCCTTCATACCGAGAAAAGCAGTCAAACCAGTAAATCCGACTGCGCCCAGAAAATATGACAGGTGCCCATCCACAAGACTAGGGTCCAGCTAATGGAAATATACCAATAGTTGAAAAATAAAACAGACTTCTGGAGCCACaacaatttttcagttttattaacAGTTACAACAACATTGTGTTTTCTGTATAAGGCCTCGTGCACACGGGCACGTGCGGATATGGGAAATCCCACACAGAATTACTCCCGTGCCTGCTGcccgtgaccctgcatacctgtgagATGATCTTTTCTTCTGTATGCGGATGTGACTCCGatggcacatgcacagtacagatttctcTGCGCCGTTGcttaggtgatgacgcggatccgCAACAATTCCGCAATGA
This window contains:
- the LOC136632737 gene encoding prostaglandin reductase 2-like; the protein is MKEKGHVIPGANQTMVVSGAAGACGSLAGQIGRFFGCSRIIGICGTNEKCSVLTSDFGFDAALNYKKARLADKLRECCPSGVDVYFDNVGGEISDLVISQMAKNSNIIVCGQISQYNTDFAYPPPIPAQTAAILKERNITREISVVFDYVDHFEMAIEQLGEWVRTGKLKVKETITHRIENTAGAFLSMLKGGNIGKQIVRITG